One Mercurialis annua linkage group LG3, ddMerAnnu1.2, whole genome shotgun sequence DNA window includes the following coding sequences:
- the LOC126671011 gene encoding uncharacterized protein LOC126671011, whose translation MAESQDKVVAVIMVGGPTKGTRFRPLSFNTPKPLFPLAGQPMVHHHISACKRIPNLVRILLIGFYEEREFALYVSSISNELKIPVRYLKEDKPHGSAGGIYYFRDLIMEDSPSHIFLLNCDVCCSFPLPDMLAAHRTYGGMGTMLVIKVSAESADQFGELIADPITKELLHYIEKPETFVSDLINCGVYVFTPDIFTAIQGVFTNREGRGSLLRVSGFERFQSLTRSSLPSDFVRLDQDILSPLAGKKQFYTYETMDFWEQIKAPGMSLKCSALYLAQYRLTSAHLLATGIGTTSASIIGDVYIHPSAKVHPTAKIGPNVSISANVRVGAGVRLRSCIVLDDVEIQENAVVMNSIIGWKSSLGRWSRVQADGDYNTKLGITILGEAVTVEDEVVITNCIVLPNKIITTREQDEIIL comes from the exons ATGGCAGAATCTCAGGACAAGGTGGTGGCTGTGATCATGGTCGGTGGCCCAACCAAAG GTACTAGATTCAGACCACTTTCATTCAACACTCCCAAACCTTTGTTTCCATTAGCTGGCCAGCCTATGGTTCATCATcatatttctgcttgtaaaagG ATACCGAATTTGGTTAGGATTCTCCTGATTGGGTTCTATGAAGAGCGGGAATTTGCGTTATATGTGTCTTCCATTTCTAATGAACTCAAAATACCTGTAAG ATACTTGAAAGAGGACAAACCACATGGTTCTGCTGGTGGAATTTACTACTTTAGAGATTTGATCATGGAAGACAGCCCG TCTCATATCTTTTTGCTGAATTGTGATGTTTGTTGCAGTTTTCCGTTGCCAGATATGCTCG CGGCACACAGAACATATGGTGGGATGGGAACAATGTTAGTAATCAAG GTTTCTGCTGAATCAGCTGACCAATTTGGTGAATTGATTGCTGATCCAATCACCAAAGAACTGTTGCATTACATAGAGAAACCAGAAACTTTT GTAAGTGATTTGATAAACTGCGGTGTCTATGTATTCACTCCAGATATCTTTACTGCCATCCAAGGTGTCTTTACAAATCGGGAAGGCAGAG GAAGTCTGCTTCGTGTATCCGGCTTTGAGCGTTTCCAGTCTCTGACGAG gTCCAGTCTTCCTTCAGATTTTGTACGGTTAGATCAAGATATTTTGTCACCTCTTGCTGGAAAGAAGCAATTTTATACATATGAGACCATGGATTTCTGGGAACAAATTAAAGCTCCTGG GATGTCTTTGAAATGTTCTGCGTTATATCTTGCCCAATACAGACTCACATCTGCTCATCTTTTGGCTACTGGGATCGGAACTACGAGTGCTAGCATAATTGGTGATGTTTACATTCATCCATCAGCAAAAGTGCATCCAACTGCAAAG ATTGGCCCCAATGTCTCTATTTCGGCAAATGTTCGTGTAGGAGCAGGTGTAAGACTTAGAAGCTGCATTGTCTTAGATGATGTCGAAATTCAG GAAAATGCAGTGGTTATGAATTCAATTATTGGTTGGAAATCATCTCTAGGAAGATGGTCAAGGGTCCAG GCTGATGGAGACTACAACACAAAACTTGGAATAACCATCCTTG GAGAGGCTGTTACTGTTGAAGATGAAGTTGTCATTACTAACTGTATTGTTCTTCCTAACAAAATTATTACGACCAGAGAACAGGACGAGATTATCTTATAA